DNA sequence from the Ovis canadensis isolate MfBH-ARS-UI-01 breed Bighorn chromosome 2, ARS-UI_OviCan_v2, whole genome shotgun sequence genome:
CCCAACTTCTGCTTCCTCTCCCTGCTCGCCAACCTCCTGCTGGTGCACGGGGAGCGCTACATGGCCGTGCTGCGGCCCCTGCGGCCCCGTGGGAGCATGCGGCTGGCCCTGCTCCTCACCTGGGCTGCCCCCTTGCTCTTTGCCAGCCTGCCTGCCCTGGGCTGGAACCACTGGGCGCCTGGTGGCAACTGTAGCTCCCAGGCCGTCTTCCCAGCCCCCTACCTCTACCTCGAAATCTATGGGCTCCTGCTGCCGGCTGTGGGTGCAGCCGCCCTCCTCTCGGTCCGCGTGCTGGTCACTGCGCACCGCCAGCTGCAGGACATCCGCCGGCTGGAGCGGGCCGTGTGCCGCGGGGCGCCCTCAGCTCTGGCCCGGGCCCTCACCTGGCGGCAGGCCAGGGCGCAGGCCGGGGCCACGTTGctctttgggctgtgctggggccCCTACGTGGccaccctgctgctctctgtcCTGGCTTTTGAGCAGCGCCCACCACTGGGGCCTGGAACTCTGCTGTCCCTCATCTCACTGGGCAGCGCCAGTGCGGCGGCTGTGCCCGTGGCCATGGGGCTGGGTGATCAGCGCTACACGGCCCCCTGGAGGGTGGCCGCCCAGAGGTGGCTCCGGATGCTGCGGGGCAGACCCCAGGGCAGTCCTGGCCCCAGCACCGCCTACCATACCAGCAGCCAAAGCAGCGTGGACCTCGACTTGAACTAGAGGGAGGGCCTCTGCTCATTCCAGTTAGAAGCATCCATCCATCTTGGCTGCCAAGCCCGTCTCTACATGTCCCCACGGATCTGGATCATGATCAGAGAGTGTCCCTGTATGACCCCATTCTGACTGAATAAAGCTCCCTTGGCCCAGGTGATGGTTATCTCATTTTGTGCCTCAGCCAGGGAGGGACTGGTGAACAGCTGGGGAAAGAACCTAGAGGATCCAGGGAGATTCCATGTCTTAGCCAGGAAGGGACAGGTGAACAGCTGGGGAAAGAACCTAGAGGATATATATCCAGGGAGATTCCTGATAGGCAGGCAGTTATAGGTGAGGGCGGTGAGTTGAGGAACCCTGAAATCCAGCAGAGGAGGAGGGTAGCAACACCCTCACATGCCCCTCACTGGTTCCTCCTCAAGTCCAGCCACAAAATCCACACAGACACGTCTCTgggaagtatattttatttacatttttaaaatctgttaactaacatctcttcctcctttccaCCCCCAGAGACTTGGGAAGGGAAAGAACGGGAACTTCAAGGACCTACTCcccacatacaaacacacaccccCATGGCTCATACCAGCAaaggaagtgaaagagaaagaggccTGAACCTCCCTCTGAAGTATCTGCCGGgtctggggaagggggaggggagggggggggaaGGAGGGGCCCGAGGGGTGGGTTtcttaagaaaaggaagagacagagagggagcaaGTCAGTTTGAAGGGGTTGGAAAGTAGTCCaaggcccctcccctcctcttccctcctacCCGACCGCCTCTGCTGTGGG
Encoded proteins:
- the GPBAR1 gene encoding G-protein coupled bile acid receptor 1, with product MTPNSTREVPSPVPAGALGLSLALASLIVAANLLLALGIAGDRRLRSPPAGCFFLSLLLAGLLTGLALPALPVLWSQSRRGYWSCLFLYLAPNFCFLSLLANLLLVHGERYMAVLRPLRPRGSMRLALLLTWAAPLLFASLPALGWNHWAPGGNCSSQAVFPAPYLYLEIYGLLLPAVGAAALLSVRVLVTAHRQLQDIRRLERAVCRGAPSALARALTWRQARAQAGATLLFGLCWGPYVATLLLSVLAFEQRPPLGPGTLLSLISLGSASAAAVPVAMGLGDQRYTAPWRVAAQRWLRMLRGRPQGSPGPSTAYHTSSQSSVDLDLN